One Clavelina lepadiformis chromosome 1, kaClaLepa1.1, whole genome shotgun sequence genomic region harbors:
- the LOC143455121 gene encoding sodium-dependent phosphate transport protein 2B-like isoform X2, whose product MGTSFQILAGETAGEVFRHGFLQNPIAGLIIGVLVTVLVQSSSTSTSIVVTMTGAGILTVREAIPIIMGANIGTSVTNTIVSLFQSMKVEEFRRAFAGATVHDVFNLLSVLVFLPLEVVSHYLEEMTGAILRGFSIRNLEDSPDLLNIITNLLTKRIVQVNKGVIKKIAQNITLGPNDSILKKICSSETISMVVNETRYRSLGATMATVTNATVLTEAYQKIVNKAEKVGIPCDNEDHYIFAQTAMPEKAVGGVLLVLSLVALCVCLLLMVKLLHSILRGGTAKMVKKVVNANFPKPFGWLTGYIAIIVGAALTFLVQSSSVFTSTLTPLVGIGVISLKRMYPLTLGSNIGTTTTGLLAALASQGSNFENALQIALCHLFFNISGILIWHPIPILKKVPIRGAKFLGNTTAKHRWFTLFYLIFVFFLIPATILGLSFAHIWAMGTFLILVALIITFVISINILQSRKPEALPVKLRTWKFLPGPMRSFKPYDRVFEKSLILCKCCGRRNDENFSKSAASVKGRRYDDQVTRVKNLVEFICGFVLFI is encoded by the exons ATGGGAACTTCCTTCCAAATCTTAG CCGGAGAAACCGCTGGAGAAGTATTCCGACACGGATTCTTACAAAACCCAATCGCCGGATTGATCATCGGTGTGCTGGTTACAGTTTTAGTCCAAAGTTCGTCCACGTCAACGTCTATTGTCGTCACAATGACCGGGGCTGGAA TATTGACCGTAAGAGAGGCGATCCCTATCATTATGGGAGCAAACATCGGTACTTCCGTGACAAACACCATTGTCTCGCTTTTCCAATCAATGAAAGTGGAGGAATTTCGAAG AGCCTTTGCCGGAGCAACCGTGCATGACGTTTTTAATTTGCTCTCCGTGCTTGTTTTTCTTCCTTTGGAAGTTGTGTCCCATTATCTTGAGGAAATGACCGGAGCCATCTTGAGAGGATTCTCCATTCGGAATCTTGAGGATTCGCCGGACCTACTAAAT ATCATAACGAATCTACTGACAAAGAGAATCGTTCAGGTCAACAAGGGAGTCATCAAAAAAATTGCCCAAAACATCACCCTTGGTCCTAACGACAGTATTCTGAAG AAAATCTGTAGCTCAGAAACAATTTCTATGGTAGTCAATGAAACTCGCTACCGGTCACTTGGCGCTACCATGGCAACGGTGACAAATGCAACCGTGCTTACCGAAGCGTATCAAAAGATTGTGAACAAGGCAGAAAAAGTTGGCATTCCATGTGA CAACGAAGACCATTACATATTCGCGCAAACCGCGATGCCAGAAAAAGCAGTCGGAGGCGTGCTCTTGGTATTGTCACTGGTGGCGCTCTGTGTGTGTCTTCTTCTCATGGTCAAGCTCTTGcattcaattttaaggggAGGGACGGCAAAGATGGTGAAGAAAGTCGTCAATGCAAATTTTCCTAAACCTTTTGGCTGGCTAACAG GTTACATCGCCATAATTGTCGGAGCCGCACTAACATTTCTGGTCCAGAGTAGTTCGGTCTTCACTTCAACTTTGACCCCACTCGTCGGAATCGGGGTGATTAGCTTGAAAAGAATGTACCCGCTTACCCTGGGGTCAAATATCGGTACCACCACGACTGGTCTGCTCGCAGCTTTAGCATCGCAGGGATCGAATTTCGAAAATGCGTTGCAGATCGCTCTTTGCCATTTATTCTTCAACATCTCCGGTATCCTGATCTGGCATCCGATTCCAATTCTCAAAAAAGTTCCCATCCGGGGAGCAAAGTTTCTCGGCAACACGACCGCCAAACACCGTTGGTTTACTCTGTTTTATCTCATCTTTGTGTTCTTCCTCATTCCGGCGACGATCCTTGGACTTAGCTTTGCTCACATCTGGGCGATGGGAACATTCTTGATCCTGGTTGCTCTAATCATTACATTCGTTATCTCCATCAACATCTTACAGTCCAGGAAGCCGGAAGCGCTTCCGGTAAAGCTTCGAACGTGGAAATTTCTTCCGGGTCCGATGCGCTCCTTCAAACCGTACGACAGGGTGTTTGAGAAATCGTTgattttgtgcaaatgttGCGGACGGAGGAATGATGAAAACTTCTCGAAATCCGCAGCATCCGTCAAAGGACGTCGCTACGACGATCAAGTTACAAGAGTTAAAAACTTAGTTGAATTCATATGTGGTTTTGTTCTATTTATTTGA
- the LOC143455121 gene encoding sodium-dependent phosphate transport protein 2B-like isoform X1, whose amino-acid sequence MGTSFQILAGETAGEVFRHGFLQNPIAGLIIGVLVTVLVQSSSTSTSIVVTMTGAGILTVREAIPIIMGANIGTSVTNTIVSLFQSMKVEEFRRAFAGATVHDVFNLLSVLVFLPLEVVSHYLEEMTGAILRGFSIRNLEDSPDLLNIITNLLTKRIVQVNKGVIKKIAQNITLGPNDSILKKICSSETISMVVNETRYRSLGATMATVTNATVLTEAYQKIVNKAEKVGIPCSNEDHYIFAQTAMPEKAVGGVLLVLSLVALCVCLLLMVKLLHSILRGGTAKMVKKVVNANFPKPFGWLTGYIAIIVGAALTFLVQSSSVFTSTLTPLVGIGVISLKRMYPLTLGSNIGTTTTGLLAALASQGSNFENALQIALCHLFFNISGILIWHPIPILKKVPIRGAKFLGNTTAKHRWFTLFYLIFVFFLIPATILGLSFAHIWAMGTFLILVALIITFVISINILQSRKPEALPVKLRTWKFLPGPMRSFKPYDRVFEKSLILCKCCGRRNDENFSKSAASVKGRRYDDQVTRVKNLVEFICGFVLFI is encoded by the exons ATGGGAACTTCCTTCCAAATCTTAG CCGGAGAAACCGCTGGAGAAGTATTCCGACACGGATTCTTACAAAACCCAATCGCCGGATTGATCATCGGTGTGCTGGTTACAGTTTTAGTCCAAAGTTCGTCCACGTCAACGTCTATTGTCGTCACAATGACCGGGGCTGGAA TATTGACCGTAAGAGAGGCGATCCCTATCATTATGGGAGCAAACATCGGTACTTCCGTGACAAACACCATTGTCTCGCTTTTCCAATCAATGAAAGTGGAGGAATTTCGAAG AGCCTTTGCCGGAGCAACCGTGCATGACGTTTTTAATTTGCTCTCCGTGCTTGTTTTTCTTCCTTTGGAAGTTGTGTCCCATTATCTTGAGGAAATGACCGGAGCCATCTTGAGAGGATTCTCCATTCGGAATCTTGAGGATTCGCCGGACCTACTAAAT ATCATAACGAATCTACTGACAAAGAGAATCGTTCAGGTCAACAAGGGAGTCATCAAAAAAATTGCCCAAAACATCACCCTTGGTCCTAACGACAGTATTCTGAAG AAAATCTGTAGCTCAGAAACAATTTCTATGGTAGTCAATGAAACTCGCTACCGGTCACTTGGCGCTACCATGGCAACGGTGACAAATGCAACCGTGCTTACCGAAGCGTATCAAAAGATTGTGAACAAGGCAGAAAAAGTTGGCATTCCAT GTAGCAACGAAGACCATTACATATTCGCGCAAACCGCGATGCCAGAAAAAGCAGTCGGAGGCGTGCTCTTGGTATTGTCACTGGTGGCGCTCTGTGTGTGTCTTCTTCTCATGGTCAAGCTCTTGcattcaattttaaggggAGGGACGGCAAAGATGGTGAAGAAAGTCGTCAATGCAAATTTTCCTAAACCTTTTGGCTGGCTAACAG GTTACATCGCCATAATTGTCGGAGCCGCACTAACATTTCTGGTCCAGAGTAGTTCGGTCTTCACTTCAACTTTGACCCCACTCGTCGGAATCGGGGTGATTAGCTTGAAAAGAATGTACCCGCTTACCCTGGGGTCAAATATCGGTACCACCACGACTGGTCTGCTCGCAGCTTTAGCATCGCAGGGATCGAATTTCGAAAATGCGTTGCAGATCGCTCTTTGCCATTTATTCTTCAACATCTCCGGTATCCTGATCTGGCATCCGATTCCAATTCTCAAAAAAGTTCCCATCCGGGGAGCAAAGTTTCTCGGCAACACGACCGCCAAACACCGTTGGTTTACTCTGTTTTATCTCATCTTTGTGTTCTTCCTCATTCCGGCGACGATCCTTGGACTTAGCTTTGCTCACATCTGGGCGATGGGAACATTCTTGATCCTGGTTGCTCTAATCATTACATTCGTTATCTCCATCAACATCTTACAGTCCAGGAAGCCGGAAGCGCTTCCGGTAAAGCTTCGAACGTGGAAATTTCTTCCGGGTCCGATGCGCTCCTTCAAACCGTACGACAGGGTGTTTGAGAAATCGTTgattttgtgcaaatgttGCGGACGGAGGAATGATGAAAACTTCTCGAAATCCGCAGCATCCGTCAAAGGACGTCGCTACGACGATCAAGTTACAAGAGTTAAAAACTTAGTTGAATTCATATGTGGTTTTGTTCTATTTATTTGA